AATCAATTAAAATCCATTTTTATTTGAAATTTTCAAACTGTGAAATGATAAAAATATAAACTTAAGGCGAGGTAGTAGCTAGGGATATTACATCAAAAATAGCTCCTATTCAAGCACAAAAAAATGGAGGCAATTTTTCTCCATTTTTTATATTAATACTTATCTCTTTGGCAAATGTATTGGTTCCCCTAGTGCACAGTGTGCCGCTTCCATGATGGTTTCTGCTATTGTTGCGTGTTGATAAATTCTTCCAGTGTGCCTTCTAATTTCATTTTTCCTTGCAAAATACTCGTTAGCTATAACCATCTGTATAAATTCATCGTCATGCTTATATTTCGTTTACTGCACTGCATCGTAATCATTCACGCCTGTGACTTCAATCTGACATACCTTCATTGCATACAGTGCGTTCTTATGACTTTCCAAGGTGGTTCCTGCACAGCAAGATGCATCAACTATAATTGGAATTTCTGGCATTTTAGCTTTTAAAATCATTGCATTTGAAATAACACAAATATCTGTGCAAAGTCCAATAAGTTCTATAGACTCTACCTCCTTTATTGCTGAAATAAATTCAGCAAGTTCTATTGAACCGAAAGCTGGCTTTTCAATCACCTGGCATCCTATCACATACACCCTTTGCGAAATCTCCCAGCCAGGTGTCCCTTTCATGCAATGCTCAACAGGTAGCTTTTGCCCTTCTTGTGTTTGAAGGTAAGCCTCAGTATGGGTATCTTGTGTATAAATGACTCTATCTCCTGCTGCTAGATAACTGTCAATCTTTGCCTTCGCAGAATCAACAATCCCTATAGCTTCCTTAGTGCCAAGTGTTCCATCAATAAAATCATTCTGCATATCAGTTACTACTAAAACTTTCATTTTTTATCCCATCCTTACATTTTATCTTGTGAATAAATTTTATCATAATAATCATGAAAACAATGAAATAAAAGTGAATGCCCGCTGATTTTGTATTAAATCATCTCGTAGGTAGCATAAATATCACTAAAATTGATGTAAAATCTATATAGAGAGTGTATTCATTGCTTTTTCCTTATTAATCCTAGAGTAACAGATTGCTGCATAAACTCCTATTATAGCCATTACTATCCAAGTTCCTAGTGAATTATATAAACTAAAATTTGTTGGTATAACAAACATTGTAAATACTGATCCCATATAGAGCATAACAGAAATAAATTGAATAACTTTTGCATAAGCCAGGCTTGCACACCACATTGCATAACAATTAATAATTGAATAAAAAATTTGAAAAACTACTGATATTAATAAAATTTCAAACAATGTTATAAATGAAAATATACTGCTTTTAAATACTATCCACCCAATACCTGTTGATAAAAAATAAAATATAACTGACAAAGAAACACTAATAAGGATTGGCAGTATCATCTTTCCAATGATAATAACGTACAATTTTGTAGGCATTATAAATAATGTTTCTAACATATTCATATTTTTTTCATACCAAAACCTTAAATTTGATATAAACATTAAGTATCCTAAAATAACGGTCATATAGTTGATATTATATCGATAAACACTGATTGAAAAGTCAGATGTATGTAATCTTATAAACAGTAGTAAATATATGAATATTATAGTTCCTATTGCCATAACTACTTTGGACTTTATATTTTTTGTTAAGCTTTTAAATTCTTTCCACAGCAATGCTTTAATAATCATGAATATCACCTCACTCTTTCAAAATATAAATCTTCTAGACTTTTCTCAATGTGATTTATTTTCTTCACATTGAGTTTATATCTCTGTATTACACAAGATATAATTTGATTTTCTATATCTCCTATGCTATTATCATATTCAATATATAAAGCCTCATCTACAGAATACACATCTAGAACACCCACAATTGAAATCAATTCTTTTTTCAGTTGTGGATTATAGCTTTCTTTTACGTACTCAATTTTAAGTTTTATTATATTTCCATAGTCAATATCTTCTATATCACCAAAATACTTAATTTCTTGATTTAGAAGTATGACTTTATCACAAATTTTCTCAACTTGTGCCATATTATGACTACTTATTATGATCAAGGATTTCTTACTCATACTCTTTAACAACATGGTTAAGCGTTTTTGATTATCTACGTCTAACCAAGACATGGGTTCATCCAGAATTATCATAGAAGCTTCATTAATCAATGTACGAATCAAAGCCACTTTTTTTCTCATTCCCTTAGATAAATTCTTTGCTTGAGTATTTAACTCTTGATCTATATCCAACAAAATGCTTAATTCTTCAATTTTTTTATTCCCATTATTAATTCCATATGCTCTAACTATGAATTGTAGATTTTCACTCACTGTCAAGTCTTCATACAAATTATCCCCGTCAGAACAATAGTTAATATTATTTCCAACAATATTAGTAGAGTTATTTTGGTCCCATAATTTAATTTTTCCTGTAGTAGGTTCAATAAGGTTCATAATTAATCTAAATAATGTAGTTTTCCCTGCACCATTTGGCCCAACTAAACCTACTATACAATTTTTATCTAATGAAAAATTTATATTTTTTAAAGCAACCTTATTGGAATATTTTTTTGATACATTATCTAATGTTAAAATACTCATGTTTTTACCTCCTACATGTTATTTTTTCATCAATACTTGCTCCCAGTCTTGTTTCTAAACTTCTACAGTCATTGCAGGCATACTTTAATCCACAATCTTTACATTGAACTATTTCTCTGTTACTCATATCCCAATATTTTAATAGTTTATCTTCTGTAAAAATGCCATAAATGTCGTCAATTTTACCGATTGCTAAATCCTTCAATCCTAAACATGGTACTATATTGCCATTAGAAAGAATTGCAAATACTAATGGAATTGCATTGAGAAATATGATGTAAAGAAATACTAAAATTATATATATCCACAATATGAACGTTATTGGTTGTTTCCAATTCGATTAAATTATTTCTTCATCTTTATTATCCTTTCTAAACTTGTTTAACTGATTGAAATAAATATCTTTTACTTTGCATTTGTTCGTATCTATTTGATCATTATATACTAACGTGCCTTTCTCAATGATGGATATACTATTTCCTATCTCATTAATAAAATCTAAATTATGGCTGCTTATCATCATAGTAGCTCCCAACCTTTGAGTATGCTTTATAATAGAAATTAAAACCTCTAAACTTTCTGGGTCTATTCCATTAGTCGGTTCATCCAGCAACAACAATTTTGGAGACCCTACCAATGCACATGCTAATGCTAATCGTTTTTTCATTCCATTAGACCATATTCCCACTAAGTCATTTCTTCTATCTATCAATCCCAACAAAACAAGAAACTCTTCGGATTTTTGGTTTATTTCTTTTTTGTTAGTATTTGATAAGCTTGCTCTAAATTTCAGATTTTGTAATGCAGTCAATTTGTCGTAAATCCCATTTGATTCAGGCATATATGCCATATATCTCTTAAATTGCTCAGGCACTTTATTATCTATTAGAATTTCTCCCTTGGTGGGATATATAATACCTGAAGTAAGTCTTAACAATGTTGTTTTTCCGGCTCCATTGTGACCTAATACTCCATGTACATCACCTTGATTTATATTAAAAGTTATACCATTTAATATTTGTGGATTTTTCTTTCTATATCTAAAATACAGTTCATTATATTTTATCATTTGATTCCTTTATTTTACCAAGATCTAACAGCAATTCAGGTGTATATAAACTATCGATCCATTTGTTTTTTGAAGCCGGCTTTATATAATTAAAAAAATCCAATATGGTTATATCTAATATATATTCATAATAATCTTTCCTGTTAAATTCATATCCCCTACAAACTAATTTTAATTTGCCAACACTCAGGTCAATATATAGTGTACACATGAGGTAGGGAGTCGTCCTATGGTGTACGAAGAATCCAAAATGAACTGATTAAGCTTGGTTTCAACATAGGAAGGCGACTTATTAAACGTTATATGCAAGAGATGGATATAGAAGCCTTGTATCCTGACCCTAATTTAAGCAAGCGAGCTAAATTGGTAAAGACATCCTCTTATTTATTGCGCCATTTATCCATTGAACGCCCTATTTAGGTGTGGTCTATCGGATATATCGTACGTAGAAGCTCCCAGTGGATTTGTTTATATAACAGCCATTATCGACTGGTAC
The DNA window shown above is from Alkalibaculum bacchi and carries:
- a CDS encoding ABC transporter ATP-binding protein, with protein sequence MIKYNELYFRYRKKNPQILNGITFNINQGDVHGVLGHNGAGKTTLLRLTSGIIYPTKGEILIDNKVPEQFKRYMAYMPESNGIYDKLTALQNLKFRASLSNTNKKEINQKSEEFLVLLGLIDRRNDLVGIWSNGMKKRLALACALVGSPKLLLLDEPTNGIDPESLEVLISIIKHTQRLGATMMISSHNLDFINEIGNSISIIEKGTLVYNDQIDTNKCKVKDIYFNQLNKFRKDNKDEEII
- a CDS encoding SPASM domain-containing protein — its product is MWIYIILVFLYIIFLNAIPLVFAILSNGNIVPCLGLKDLAIGKIDDIYGIFTEDKLLKYWDMSNREIVQCKDCGLKYACNDCRSLETRLGASIDEKITCRR
- a CDS encoding cysteine hydrolase family protein; protein product: MKVLVVTDMQNDFIDGTLGTKEAIGIVDSAKAKIDSYLAAGDRVIYTQDTHTEAYLQTQEGQKLPVEHCMKGTPGWEISQRVYVIGCQVIEKPAFGSIELAEFISAIKEVESIELIGLCTDICVISNAMILKAKMPEIPIIVDASCCAGTTLESHKNALYAMKVCQIEVTGVNDYDAVQ
- a CDS encoding ABC transporter ATP-binding protein — its product is MSILTLDNVSKKYSNKVALKNINFSLDKNCIVGLVGPNGAGKTTLFRLIMNLIEPTTGKIKLWDQNNSTNIVGNNINYCSDGDNLYEDLTVSENLQFIVRAYGINNGNKKIEELSILLDIDQELNTQAKNLSKGMRKKVALIRTLINEASMIILDEPMSWLDVDNQKRLTMLLKSMSKKSLIIISSHNMAQVEKICDKVILLNQEIKYFGDIEDIDYGNIIKLKIEYVKESYNPQLKKELISIVGVLDVYSVDEALYIEYDNSIGDIENQIISCVIQRYKLNVKKINHIEKSLEDLYFERVR